One Streptomyces sp. NA02950 genomic region harbors:
- a CDS encoding AAA family ATPase translates to MTPAAPGPCVLLMAPSGAGKSTLAEQLARELGAAVVSYDAHQRRMPGDTGVEAVTEDALTAAWAELATHCAAGTPVVVDGTHSQPERRARVHAIATAHGRATILLVLMVPLTECLARQQSRGRKVPAADVTRQHTAITTALPTLDAEGHAAVIRLDDAVLTDACRAAIHAPRRLSR, encoded by the coding sequence GTGACGCCCGCGGCGCCCGGCCCGTGCGTGCTGCTCATGGCTCCCAGCGGCGCGGGGAAGTCCACGCTCGCCGAGCAGTTGGCGCGCGAGCTGGGCGCGGCCGTCGTCAGCTACGACGCCCATCAGCGGCGGATGCCCGGGGACACCGGCGTCGAAGCGGTGACCGAGGACGCACTGACGGCGGCATGGGCGGAACTGGCGACCCACTGCGCGGCCGGGACGCCGGTGGTCGTGGACGGAACCCACTCGCAGCCGGAGCGCCGCGCCCGCGTCCACGCGATCGCGACCGCGCACGGCCGCGCCACGATCCTCCTTGTGCTGATGGTGCCGCTGACGGAGTGTCTGGCCCGGCAGCAGTCGCGAGGCCGGAAGGTCCCGGCCGCCGACGTGACCCGCCAGCACACGGCCATTACCACCGCCCTGCCCACCCTCGACGCCGAGGGCCACGCGGCCGTGATCCGGCTGGACGACGCCGTGCTCACCGACGCGTGCCGGGCCGCCATCCACGCCCCGCGGCGGCTGTCGCGATGA
- a CDS encoding DUF6011 domain-containing protein: MTTQRDDQTSLPIPVTRDRPVVKCLDCKTPLTNRKSRLWGRGEKCRHDLTSAPSPGRFDVEQDELPDA, from the coding sequence ATGACCACCCAGCGCGACGACCAGACGAGCCTGCCCATCCCCGTCACCCGCGACCGGCCCGTCGTGAAGTGCCTCGACTGCAAGACCCCGCTCACCAACCGCAAGTCCCGCCTCTGGGGCCGGGGCGAGAAGTGTCGGCACGACCTGACCTCGGCCCCCAGCCCGGGCCGCTTCGACGTCGAGCAGGACGAACTCCCAGACGCGTGA